A window of Pseudophryne corroboree isolate aPseCor3 chromosome 1, aPseCor3.hap2, whole genome shotgun sequence genomic DNA:
atatatatataatccaaaaaaCCTTCACAGAAGAAGGTTTCATGTAAAAGAAAAGTAGTCTCTCTATATAAATGTCCCATTAGCTCCGGAGAGCAGCCAGCCGGGACTGCATGGCTTCCaagtcctcctcctcttcctcgtcCGACACTGCCCCAGCAGTGGCACCCTTCAGCTCCGGTTCCGGTAAGGCATCAGTGACTTTGTTGGGTGCTTTACCCAAGGCCCCTGAAAAACAAGCCAATGTTATTCACATCTTCTAGTAAGGCAACCCTATACTTTATATTCATCAAATGTACATATTAGTAGGTGATGGCATCGGTAACCAGCCACTGAGAGGAGCTCTGCTATACAAGGTAATGAGAAGGTCTTATTTCACATGATCCTTAAATTCCACCGTCCATGTCACTGTCAGGAGCCCTGCAGACAAACAAGATcaacctatccattcactaggacacCACTGAGGCACGAGGCACCTACATTCTATCTCTGATGACAATCACACTTAAAATTTGCCATCATTCCTTTTACTTTTTAGGCTCGTTCACTGTCCACACTCATAAGCTACACAGGAGTGCCCGCACTGCATGTGAACCATAATACCTGGCgcaataaagctgggtacacacttcacAGATAAGTCGGTGGACCCGCCTTTGCACCAACCGAGCGGACGATCAAGATAAGTGTACACAATTACCGATCGGCCACTCTATACGACTGTCCCTGTGACGAAGGACACACTGTAAGATGCACAGACATAGCTGCCACCGACTGCCGCTGTGAATGACGTTGCACACAACTGACCGGCCGATATATCTAGAGTGACCTATAGAAAGGAGCTGCGgtgattttacattttttaacagcTGTTTTTCCAGTCAAAATAATAATGGGGGCTGGCATGAGCAGATACAGCGCATtgctactaatgtgtggcatatttaACCTGTGTCTCATATAGTTATATTGGACTCATTCACTTGGCCACATTTTGCACTGCAGGCCACCTCTATCAGACCGTTCTCTCCATGTGTAGATGGAAGTAACAAAGATGtagatgtgttaacctggagaaggtataaggaagtgataaagcagtgatatgtgcaaggtgataaaggcaccagccaatcagatcctaactgttaatttacatatcggagctgattggctggtgcctttatcaccttgcacatatcactgctttatcacttccttatgcctactccaggttaatacatctgccccaaagtcgcAAATACCTCTCACCGCGTACACCATAATAATTTCCTCAGTCTCCCAAGCTCACTGCCCTCACGCACTGGCGATAACGCACGCCGGAAAGCCTGAATGGTCTCTGTACCTGCTGTGATTTCAAATAGGATCCTATCTATCTCCATATCTGCTTGTTCTTCCATTTCGTCCTGGTCCTCCATCCCCTCAAACGTGTCCTCCAACATCTCCTCGATGATGCCGGCCTGTGGGAATTACCAGAACAGCGCGTTACACTTCAGGTTACCGTCGTCTCATCGTTACAGACGCTCTACTTACTGCCTGTGGAGGGTAGATCACTGCCGGATGGGCACGCTGCCACCAAACTACATGCTGAAGtgtaaattaattcataaaaatgcTTGATAAGGTATATTACTCAGTGACGTATTTCTAAAACATATTTTGTGAGGTAATTTCTGACGCATGAAGTAGCATGTCTAGACTGACAACACTGCTTGGCCAAGTATCCATTTGCCTCCACCCCTCATCACACATACAGTACGTGGAAAACTCGGCTCAAGCAACACGATATGGAGGTTTTCTGTTCACTGGTTATATTATCATCAAATCAATTAGCCTTGCTATTTGGACACCAGATGGCGCTGTGCTATAGCCGTACATCTTGAAGGAGGATGCTCTAGCCGTGTCAGTAATACACAGGCTACGCTGTAGGTTTGGGAGGCATCTGTAACTCCACTCTCACCTTCATCATTTCTTTAGACAGCTCCCTCATGGTTGCTTGAATCTCTGGGATTTTCACTAGGTTCTGCATCGCTTTCATGACCTCGGTGCTCTTCTGTAAGGCGCCGGAGACTCGGAGAACAGCTGTAATAACACATGAAGGGCGTTATAGGTAGTAGTTCCTGTCTGGACTGATGGCGATTGGTGGGGAGGTAGTGAGGGGTAACTTCTGACTCTATAAGAAGCATACATTCATGTATCTGTGTTTGCACATTCACTACCTTTAAGTGGTTGTGTGTAACAGCTCTCGTTAGAGCTACTGAGCAATAAacatcagtggggcagatgtattaagcctggaaaagtgataaaacagtgataagtgcaaggtgataacgcaccagccaatcagctcatgacaatttacatattggagctggtgcgttatcacctcttATCACTTctctatcccttctccaggcttaatacatctgccccattatttcttAAGACCCTGCTCACCAATACTTGCTGccctgaggggtagatgtattaacctggagaaggcataaggaagtgataaaccagtgatatgtgcaaggtgattaaggcaccagccaatcacatcctaactgttaatttgtatattggagctgattggctggtgcctttatcaccttgcacatcactggtttatcacttccttatgccttctccaggttaatacatctgcccctgagtcactGCTTTTGCTGCTATTCTACAGTCCTGATCCAAAGCAAGTGGCCAGAAGGAGCCCGTCACAGTCACCAGCAAAGACACTGTAGTAGTCACACCCACCCATCGGTAACAAGTGGCACCTTGGTTGTGCACAGTTGGTAGTGTCTAGTGGCAAAGTGGAACAAGCAGGAGTGGTCGGCAACTGCTAGTTACCGGCAGCGGCAAGAAGAACCTTAAGACAAGTATGTAAAACCAAGCCCCTGACAGAAACAGGGTAGCGAAGTAAGCCCATCATCTTGAAACTACTATATAAGTTGTGGCTGGGGACCCAAGCCACGCAGCCAAGATGGCCACCACTGCATATGTAATGCTGTAGTATATACAGATTTAATACCCCTTACAACTAGCTGTGGTGCATGAACATTGCCCGGTTACTGCACTGCGACTAGAGGAACGCTAGTTAAAAATTGTTAAAATGTTGGGAAATGTTTTAATGAATTTTAgtattttaattaattttatttaatgCACTGTGCACAGTTGGAGAAATGCATGTGTAACTGTATGGGCTGTGCACTTACATGCCACTGGGTAAGAAAAGATTTGTCTCGTACACTCTGACACAGGAAGTCATAGGGTAATTACCCCTTCCTCCTAAGAAGGCTCTTAGGGCCGGATCCCGAGCGGCACACAAGCAGACGAGAGGACGACGTTCATGCAGCTGAGCGATTTTTTTGCAACTGCGCATGCAAGTATAATTTGTAAAAACTCGTATAGCGCGTACGTCACACAGAGTGAACCACAAAGGCGCTCCGGTGGTCGTGACGGACAGTATGAGAAATGCGGTGGAAAGGTGATGGGCGGTGACTGAGACTTTTCACAGCCTCTTGTTCTGCTTCTCGGTGTAGAAGTGCAGGGAGAAAGGGAGCTGCATGACCAATGTATGTCCTCACTGCCGGCACTGTGTCACCAATGTAATGGTGATGTAATGTTTGTTACTAGGTATTGCCTGAGGTTGTAATTTGAGCAGTGCCTGTGCTTCCTTGTACTGTGAATATGTTCTAAGGATGCAGTGGAAGAGAACAGAAGCACTGTCTGGCAGGAATTGTCTCTCTGAAGTAATTTTAGAGCTAAACAACTTTCTTCAAGAAACGCCTGCGTCTGCTTGTATCCTGTGACCACCAGTAAGGCGCCAAGTGCTCAGCTCTCCTGAGTTTGGGCCCAGTATCTCCAAGATCAGGCTCTCTGCCTACTACCAAGCACACCACTGGTCTGGGCCAGAGGGGAACGTGTTAAAGAAAGAGGGGAAAGTAGACTGTTTGTGCGGCACTCTTGTATAAAAATAAGGAGATTTAAGGtatacttaccatggttaaatctgtttctgcgaggtacactggattccacagggaatacattggggtgtagagttggatcttgatctgaggcaccaacaggctaaagctttgactgtttcaaggatgcactgcaccgcctcctctataaccccgcctccaggcactggagctcagtttcgttaaccagtccaatgcagtagcagataaaAGAGACCGTAaatgttagtcacacagaaccacattctcacgacaggagaagggactagcggctaatgctatacaaacccaaagaagctaagtgcgtcagggtgggcgccctgtggaatccagtgtaactcgcagaaagagatttaaccatggtaagtctaccataaatctccttttcttcagCGGGGTACACAGggattccacaggaaatacatcagggatgtcctaaagcagatcgTCATGGGAGGGGAAGCACCGTAGTGcgcacaagaacccgacgtccaaaggaagcatcctgggaggcggaagtatcaaagacatagaacctgatgaacgcgttcactgaggaccacgtagctgccttgcacaattgttcagcggacgcgccacggcaggcctcccaagaaggtccaacagacagagtagaatgggctttgatagcagcaggagctggaagaccagcctgtgcataggcttatgcactcaccattctaatccatctggctaaggtttgcttattcgcaggccagccacatttgtgaaaaccaaaaagtacataaagggtatctgacctcctgagggaggcagtcctctttatgtaaatacggagagcccgtaccacatccaaagaccgttctttggaggacaaaccagaagagataaaaggaaccacaatctcttggttaagatgaagagatgataccaccttaggtagataaccagggcgagtttgaagaactgcccggtcacagtggaaaatcagaaagggtggacgacaggacaaggcgcccaagtccgacaccctcctagcagaggcaatagccagtaaaaacacgaccttaagtgtaagacatttaagatccacagactcaagaggttcaaatggagactcttgtagggcatttaagacaacagacagatcccaaggagccagaggagggacatagggagactgaatcTGTAAAACGCCCCGagaaaaagtatgaatgtcaggaatagacgcaattttcctctgaaaccacaccgacaaggcagatataagaaccttgagggaggccagacgaaggcctaaatctaggccttgctgcagaaaagctaaaagcctggaagttctgaatgaataggcatcataattcttagcagcacaccatgtgaaataagagttccagaccctataataaatccgtgcagaagccggattgcgggccttcaacatagtttgaataaccgcctcagagaatcccttggtcctcagaagtgaagctt
This region includes:
- the LOC134929391 gene encoding charged multivesicular body protein 3 isoform X2, with the translated sequence MGLFGKTQERPPKELVNEWSLKIRKEMRMIDRQIRDIQREQEKVKHSIKDTAKKGNREACVILAKEVVQSKRAVNKLYASKAQMNSVLMSMKNQLAVLRVSGALQKSTEVMKAMQNLVKIPEIQATMRELSKEMMKAGIIEEMLEDTFEGMEDQDEMEEQADMEIDRILFEITAGALGKAPNKVTDALPEPELKGATAGAVSDEEEEEDLEAMQSRLAALRS